One genomic window of Haloarchaeobius salinus includes the following:
- a CDS encoding monovalent cation/H+ antiporter subunit E — MTGARLLVPVSESDGLRRTVSYAIRTARERGEDGEGRPTVHFVYPLSQRLSDDGPPGAVTELLEQVSVWAAEDIGDEEDGEVIVETAVVGADRYLFSPTDYADILAEYVRENDVDTVVFDPDYNPGGTSPLLPPIEAELQRRGIDIAEAPVEREHRGGSLTTPATVGQFLALFGVSYVFYLLLAGSLATYELVTGFATAAVTAGVLWQVPFRAPFDPVRLLRQSGRIVLYTPFLLWEIAKANVQLARIVLHPKLPIEPELVEYEVAVWSDLAVATLANSITLTPGTLTVSVTKNDLVIHSLTESDREGLFAGTLERPVRFVFYGLSAARRVTPAMRRAEEGDDR, encoded by the coding sequence ATGACGGGAGCACGACTGCTGGTCCCCGTCTCGGAGTCGGACGGTCTCCGGAGGACGGTCTCGTACGCCATCCGGACCGCCCGCGAACGCGGCGAGGACGGCGAGGGCCGCCCGACGGTCCACTTCGTCTATCCCCTCTCCCAGCGGCTCTCGGACGACGGGCCGCCGGGTGCGGTGACCGAACTCCTCGAACAGGTGTCCGTCTGGGCCGCCGAGGACATCGGCGACGAGGAGGACGGTGAGGTCATCGTCGAGACGGCGGTCGTCGGGGCCGACCGGTACCTGTTCAGCCCGACCGACTACGCGGACATACTCGCCGAGTACGTCCGCGAGAACGACGTCGACACGGTGGTCTTCGACCCGGACTACAACCCGGGTGGGACGTCACCGCTGCTCCCACCCATCGAGGCGGAGCTGCAGCGTCGAGGGATCGACATCGCGGAGGCACCGGTCGAGCGTGAACACCGGGGCGGCTCGCTGACGACGCCCGCGACGGTCGGCCAGTTCCTCGCGCTGTTCGGCGTGTCGTACGTCTTCTACCTCCTGCTGGCGGGCTCGCTCGCCACCTACGAGCTCGTGACGGGGTTCGCGACGGCGGCGGTGACGGCGGGCGTCCTCTGGCAGGTCCCCTTCCGGGCCCCGTTCGACCCGGTCCGGCTGCTCCGCCAGTCGGGACGGATCGTGCTGTACACGCCGTTCTTGCTCTGGGAGATCGCGAAGGCGAACGTCCAGCTCGCCAGGATCGTCCTGCACCCGAAGCTCCCGATCGAGCCCGAACTGGTCGAGTACGAGGTGGCTGTCTGGTCCGACCTCGCGGTGGCGACGCTGGCGAACAGCATCACCCTCACCCCGGGGACGCTCACCGTCAGCGTCACGAAGAACGACCTCGTCATCCACTCCCTCACCGAATCCGACCGCGAGGGGCTCTTCGCCGGTACGCTGGAACGGCCCGTCCGATTCGTCTTCTACGGGCTGTCGGCCGCCCGGCGGGTCACCCCCGCAATGCGACGGGCGGAGGAGGGGGATGACAGATGA
- a CDS encoding cation:proton antiporter, translated as MTDSLLPLAAVLVSGGAAVPILASGGRPNVREGWTLLAAAANLAIVASMVPGVVFDGQVYVTDFGTFVPGVRFALRVDPLALLFGLLASLLWLVTSFYSIGYMRGLDEHAQTRYFAAFAGSVASAVGVAFASNLVVLFVFYELLTVATYPLVTHDETDEARAAGRKYLAYTFGGGVAVLAGTVLVFWATGTTAFTAGGIGALADADPTVARAAFALLAGGFGVKAALMPLHSWLPDAMVAPTPVSGLLHAVAVVKSGVFGIARVLLDVFGLDLVGALGLDVVLASVAAFTLVVASVIALRQENLKRRLAYSTVSQLSYIVLGLSVLDPMATTGGLLHIPAHAFMKLTLFFCAGAIHVETHTDDIPNMAGIGARMPLTMGAFTVAAAGMAGIPLVAGFVSKYYILIGTVSTGQVVFTAALLVSGVLNIAYFWPVVYTAFFESPGRSDTKPVVEGPLGGRFGGETPATDGGREPDEEDANGTDDHGFAPDHEGQGVQDDIEVSEQLAPEHGPTSSLDWEHRAPNGSESTWFMLGPILFAAAGSVVLGLVPTQAVFLRIVDLIVSGLTGVVV; from the coding sequence ATGACTGACTCACTACTCCCACTCGCAGCGGTGCTCGTCTCCGGCGGTGCGGCAGTACCGATACTCGCCTCCGGCGGTCGACCGAACGTCCGTGAGGGCTGGACGCTGCTCGCGGCCGCGGCCAACCTGGCCATCGTCGCCAGCATGGTCCCCGGCGTCGTCTTCGACGGGCAGGTCTACGTGACCGACTTCGGGACGTTCGTCCCGGGCGTACGCTTCGCGCTCCGGGTCGACCCGCTCGCCCTGCTGTTCGGCCTGCTTGCCAGCCTGCTCTGGCTGGTGACGAGCTTCTACAGCATCGGCTACATGCGCGGGCTGGACGAGCACGCACAGACCCGCTACTTCGCGGCGTTCGCCGGTAGCGTCGCCTCGGCGGTCGGCGTCGCCTTCGCGTCGAACCTGGTCGTGCTGTTCGTCTTCTACGAGCTGTTGACCGTGGCGACGTACCCGCTGGTCACCCACGACGAGACGGACGAGGCACGCGCCGCCGGCCGGAAGTACCTCGCGTACACGTTCGGCGGCGGCGTCGCGGTGCTCGCCGGCACCGTGCTGGTCTTCTGGGCGACCGGGACGACCGCGTTCACCGCCGGCGGCATCGGGGCGCTGGCCGACGCCGACCCGACCGTCGCCCGGGCCGCCTTCGCGCTGCTCGCCGGCGGGTTCGGCGTGAAGGCCGCGCTGATGCCGCTGCACTCCTGGCTGCCCGACGCGATGGTCGCGCCGACGCCGGTTTCCGGGCTGCTCCACGCCGTCGCCGTCGTCAAGTCGGGCGTCTTCGGCATCGCGCGGGTGCTGCTCGACGTGTTCGGCCTCGACCTCGTCGGCGCGCTCGGCCTCGACGTGGTGCTGGCGTCGGTCGCAGCCTTCACGCTCGTGGTCGCGAGCGTCATCGCGCTCAGACAGGAGAACCTCAAGCGGCGGCTGGCGTACTCGACGGTGAGCCAGCTGTCCTACATCGTGCTCGGGCTCTCGGTGCTCGACCCGATGGCGACGACCGGCGGACTGCTCCACATCCCCGCCCACGCGTTCATGAAGCTCACCCTGTTCTTCTGTGCGGGTGCCATCCACGTCGAGACCCACACCGACGACATCCCGAACATGGCCGGCATCGGCGCGCGGATGCCCCTGACGATGGGGGCGTTCACCGTCGCCGCCGCGGGCATGGCGGGGATCCCGCTCGTCGCCGGCTTCGTCAGCAAGTACTACATCCTCATCGGCACCGTCTCGACCGGACAGGTCGTGTTCACCGCCGCACTGCTCGTCTCGGGCGTGCTCAACATCGCGTACTTCTGGCCGGTCGTCTACACCGCCTTCTTCGAGTCGCCCGGCCGGAGCGACACGAAGCCTGTCGTCGAGGGCCCCCTCGGCGGTCGCTTCGGCGGCGAGACGCCGGCGACCGACGGCGGACGGGAGCCCGACGAGGAGGACGCCAACGGCACGGACGACCACGGCTTCGCGCCGGACCACGAGGGCCAGGGCGTCCAGGACGATATCGAGGTCAGCGAGCAGCTGGCCCCCGAGCACGGCCCCACCAGCAGTCTCGACTGGGAGCACCGCGCACCGAACGGCTCCGAGTCCACCTGGTTCATGCTCGGACCCATCCTCTTCGCGGCGGCCGGCTCGGTCGTCCTCGGACTGGTCCCGACGCAGGCGGTGTTCCTCCGCATCGTCGACCTGATCGTCTCCGGACTGACGGGGGTGGTGGTCTGA
- a CDS encoding sodium:proton antiporter yields MFLDRSYYVASVLLLGVGTYMLLASRNLVKKVIGMNLFQTGIFLFLITSAFVDGGKPPVVGGEGPYVSPLPHVLILTAIVVGVSLTAVALALIVRAYDEYGTLNEDTLREVRGDE; encoded by the coding sequence ATGTTCCTGGACCGGTCGTACTACGTCGCGAGCGTCCTGCTCCTCGGCGTGGGAACGTACATGCTGCTGGCGAGTCGCAACCTCGTGAAGAAGGTCATCGGGATGAACCTGTTCCAGACGGGCATCTTCCTGTTCCTCATCACGTCGGCGTTCGTCGACGGGGGGAAGCCGCCGGTGGTGGGCGGCGAGGGTCCGTACGTCAGCCCGCTCCCGCACGTGCTCATCCTGACGGCCATCGTCGTCGGGGTGAGCCTGACGGCTGTCGCGCTCGCGCTCATCGTCCGTGCCTACGACGAGTACGGCACGCTGAACGAGGACACGCTCCGGGAGGTGCGTGGCGATGAGTGA
- a CDS encoding cation:proton antiporter — protein sequence MTLVTDVLTATAGAFVLASLVAVYRIVVGPTIPDRIIALNNAGSNIVVVIVLLAAIFEDPGALDIALVFALLNYLLSIAFSKFTIEREVFSE from the coding sequence ATGACGCTGGTGACCGACGTGCTCACGGCGACTGCCGGCGCGTTCGTCCTGGCATCGCTCGTCGCCGTCTACCGTATCGTCGTCGGCCCGACGATACCTGACCGCATCATCGCCCTCAACAACGCCGGCTCGAACATCGTGGTCGTCATCGTGCTGCTCGCGGCCATCTTCGAGGACCCCGGCGCGCTCGACATCGCGCTGGTGTTCGCGCTGCTCAACTACCTGCTGAGCATCGCGTTCTCGAAGTTCACCATCGAACGGGAGGTGTTCTCGGAGTGA
- a CDS encoding DUF7344 domain-containing protein has protein sequence MSEDPADADDTTALTDGGLSKGEIFDVLRNQRRRFVLQYLKRADEPVELGDLATQVASWEYRTPCDEVSSEQRKRVYTTLQQTHLPRMAEAHIVDYDSESGLIQPTARTRDLSIYLEIVPGSELPWREYYLSLGAVSTALCAAVWGGIYPFSLLPDVAWATLIALTLTVSASVHIYYERNMRLGDLEVPPELDFE, from the coding sequence ATGTCTGAGGACCCCGCCGACGCAGACGACACGACGGCCCTGACGGACGGGGGGCTGTCGAAAGGCGAGATATTCGACGTGCTCCGGAACCAGCGCCGACGGTTCGTCCTCCAGTACCTCAAGCGCGCGGACGAGCCAGTCGAGCTCGGCGACCTCGCGACACAGGTCGCCTCCTGGGAGTACCGCACGCCCTGTGACGAGGTGAGTTCGGAGCAGCGAAAGCGCGTGTACACGACGCTCCAGCAGACACACCTCCCGAGGATGGCCGAGGCACACATCGTCGACTACGACTCGGAGTCGGGGCTGATCCAGCCCACGGCGCGCACGCGCGACCTCTCTATCTACCTCGAGATCGTCCCCGGAAGCGAGCTCCCCTGGCGGGAGTACTACCTCTCGCTCGGCGCGGTCAGCACCGCACTCTGTGCGGCGGTCTGGGGTGGGATATACCCGTTCTCGCTCCTGCCGGACGTCGCCTGGGCGACGCTCATCGCGCTGACGCTGACGGTCTCCGCCTCGGTCCACATCTACTACGAGCGCAACATGCGCCTCGGCGATCTGGAGGTCCCGCCGGAGCTCGACTTCGAGTAA
- a CDS encoding ABC transporter permease: MVWRLVRRGVFAVVSAYIVMTAAFAVIAFTNDPNVGSVAYGASTTGGNVTEAIQAYREARNLNDPILQRWLRWVVGISTGDWGIAYSTGQPVLTSIRESMKYTLFYLVPSVVIATVTGISFGLFAAFRRHTFSDRFVTTAAYVGLGIPNFWLASVLFSAAVMDHQVIEFPGLPLESAQLWSFDFTLAYGFVPWLDANATQAFFALPIIVLTTALLAGQLRYTRSESLEYIDMEFVKIARAKGAGPLRVARHVLRNAAIPLLSLFLTEMLSVLVLGILVIEEVFNIPGFGSLMLSAVGARDMPLILGVTMVVAFVGIVGNFFQDIAYTLLDPRVGSDTD; this comes from the coding sequence ATGGTCTGGCGGCTCGTGCGGCGGGGTGTGTTCGCGGTCGTCTCCGCGTACATCGTGATGACGGCGGCGTTCGCCGTCATCGCGTTCACGAACGATCCGAACGTCGGGTCGGTCGCGTACGGTGCCTCGACCACCGGCGGGAACGTCACCGAGGCCATCCAGGCGTACCGGGAGGCCCGGAACCTGAACGACCCAATCCTCCAGCGCTGGCTGCGGTGGGTCGTCGGCATCTCCACGGGTGACTGGGGCATCGCCTACTCGACCGGGCAGCCGGTGCTGACCTCGATCCGCGAGAGCATGAAGTACACGCTGTTCTACCTCGTGCCGTCTGTCGTCATCGCGACGGTCACGGGCATCAGCTTCGGGCTGTTCGCCGCGTTCAGACGGCACACGTTCAGCGACCGATTCGTCACGACCGCCGCGTACGTCGGGCTCGGTATCCCCAACTTCTGGCTGGCCTCCGTACTGTTCAGCGCGGCCGTGATGGACCACCAGGTCATCGAGTTCCCGGGACTCCCGCTCGAGTCCGCACAGCTCTGGTCGTTCGACTTCACGCTCGCCTACGGCTTCGTCCCCTGGCTCGACGCGAACGCGACGCAGGCGTTCTTCGCGCTGCCCATCATCGTGCTCACGACGGCGCTCCTCGCCGGGCAGCTCCGCTATACGCGGTCGGAGTCCCTCGAGTACATCGACATGGAGTTCGTGAAAATCGCCCGAGCGAAAGGGGCCGGTCCGCTCCGTGTCGCCCGACACGTGCTCCGGAACGCGGCCATCCCGCTGCTCTCGCTGTTCCTCACGGAGATGCTCAGCGTGCTCGTGCTGGGCATCCTCGTCATCGAGGAGGTGTTCAACATCCCTGGCTTCGGCAGCCTCATGCTCAGCGCGGTCGGGGCCCGCGACATGCCGCTCATCCTCGGGGTGACGATGGTCGTCGCCTTCGTCGGTATCGTCGGGAACTTCTTCCAGGACATCGCCTACACGCTGCTCGACCCGCGCGTCGGCAGCGACACCGACTAG
- the mnhG gene encoding monovalent cation/H(+) antiporter subunit G produces the protein MTPREVAVLVLAGSGSFFVLIAAVSLVRFPDVYSRIHGASQSETLGAVLTFAAVTVAFGFDITTVKIALLLLFMFITNPTAAHAVARAAYDQGIEPWTDEEGES, from the coding sequence GTGACGCCGCGCGAGGTCGCCGTGCTCGTGCTCGCCGGGAGCGGGAGCTTCTTCGTGCTCATCGCGGCGGTCAGTCTCGTCCGGTTCCCGGACGTCTACTCGCGAATCCACGGCGCGTCACAGAGCGAGACGCTCGGGGCGGTGCTGACGTTCGCCGCCGTCACCGTCGCGTTCGGCTTCGACATCACGACGGTGAAAATCGCGCTCCTGCTGCTGTTCATGTTCATCACCAACCCGACCGCGGCCCACGCCGTCGCCCGGGCCGCATACGACCAGGGAATCGAACCGTGGACCGACGAGGAGGGCGAGTCATGA
- a CDS encoding DUF4040 domain-containing protein, with amino-acid sequence MSTAIGLVLLAFVLACAVATAVLRDVLGSVIAFGAYSLGLAAIWVLLQAPDVGLTEAAVGAGLVIVLYLITIAKTVRPTGERVIERIDVPAVVVSVALVAVLLSTVGALPPVGAEAPSSTGDVSTYYLENAYEEIGVTNAVTAVLAGYRGFDTLGEAVVVYTAGVGILVALRQGVSSDE; translated from the coding sequence ATGAGCACGGCGATCGGCCTCGTGCTCCTGGCGTTCGTGCTGGCCTGCGCGGTCGCCACCGCCGTCCTGCGGGACGTGCTCGGGTCCGTCATCGCCTTCGGGGCGTACAGCCTCGGACTCGCGGCCATCTGGGTGCTGCTCCAGGCCCCCGACGTGGGGCTGACCGAGGCAGCAGTCGGGGCCGGACTCGTCATCGTGCTCTACCTGATCACCATCGCGAAGACGGTCCGACCGACGGGCGAGCGCGTCATCGAACGGATCGACGTCCCCGCCGTCGTCGTCTCGGTCGCGCTCGTTGCCGTGCTGCTCTCGACCGTCGGGGCGCTCCCCCCGGTCGGGGCGGAGGCACCGTCCTCGACGGGCGATGTCTCGACGTACTACCTGGAGAACGCCTACGAGGAGATCGGCGTCACGAACGCCGTGACCGCCGTCCTCGCGGGCTACCGTGGATTCGACACGCTCGGGGAGGCCGTCGTCGTCTACACCGCCGGTGTCGGCATCCTCGTCGCGCTGCGACAGGGGGTGAGCTCGGATGAGTGA
- the hpt gene encoding hypoxanthine/guanine phosphoribosyltransferase, whose protein sequence is MDRLSQSLRDAPIIEKDGYHYFVHPISDGVPQLDPGLLREIVIRIIRKADLEEVDKIVTPAAMGIHISTAVSLMTDIPLTVIRKREYGLAGEVSLAQQTGYSENEMFINDVEADDRVLVLDDVLSTGGTLAAVLGALDEIDAEVVDCVAVIKKVGGENKIDESPYSVKTLINVDVVDGEVVIVDEDGDD, encoded by the coding sequence ATGGACAGACTCAGCCAGTCCCTGCGCGATGCGCCCATCATCGAGAAAGACGGCTACCATTACTTCGTCCACCCGATAAGCGACGGCGTGCCGCAGCTCGACCCGGGACTCCTCCGCGAGATCGTCATCCGCATCATCCGGAAGGCGGACCTGGAGGAGGTCGACAAGATCGTCACACCGGCGGCGATGGGCATCCACATCTCGACGGCGGTGTCGCTGATGACGGACATCCCGCTGACGGTCATCCGGAAGCGCGAGTACGGACTGGCGGGCGAGGTGTCGCTCGCCCAGCAGACCGGCTACTCGGAGAACGAGATGTTCATCAACGACGTCGAGGCGGACGACCGCGTGCTCGTTCTCGACGACGTGCTCTCGACGGGTGGGACGCTCGCGGCGGTGCTCGGCGCGCTCGACGAGATAGACGCGGAGGTCGTCGACTGCGTGGCGGTCATCAAGAAGGTCGGCGGCGAGAACAAGATCGACGAGTCGCCCTACAGCGTGAAGACGCTCATCAACGTCGACGTGGTCGACGGCGAGGTCGTCATCGTCGACGAGGACGGCGACGACTAG
- a CDS encoding monovalent cation/H+ antiporter subunit D family protein codes for MSDLPALVVALPILGSVAALLAGLVRERTGWHVAVLAMAGQVVLTVALAARAFDERVTYVVGWFEAPYGIELVVDGLSATMAVLVAVVSLGVLAYARRAGPRSNPFYATYLLLVTGLTGVSVTGDAFNLYVFIEIMGLAAYVLVAGGRTAESAIAGLKYLIVGTVGASLYLLGVAYAYVATGTLNMADLSNELAAVGHDTTLVQTAFALVVVGLFIKIAVFPLHTWQPDAYADAPPVVSGLISALVSTVATYALVRMVFTVFTVDFLLANPAARTVLAVGGAVSIVVGSVLAVTQTEIKRVLAYSSVSQFGLVVVAIAVANVTALTGAFIHLVGHAVMKGGLFLTAGLVASATGARSVDEYDGLSERVPLGSAALGVLALGMVGVPPAVGFVAKWYIALGSVEAQAWPLAVVILLSTLLTLAYFARLIERMFFRDAPESAPDDRGLVADGATVADVASVSTGMRATVVVAALLAVGLGVVGFEYGQLLEPTIERLLA; via the coding sequence ATGAGTGACCTCCCGGCGCTGGTCGTCGCGCTGCCCATCCTCGGCTCGGTCGCGGCCCTGCTCGCGGGGCTCGTCCGCGAGCGGACGGGCTGGCACGTCGCGGTGCTCGCGATGGCCGGGCAGGTCGTGCTCACCGTCGCACTCGCCGCGAGGGCGTTCGACGAGCGGGTCACGTACGTCGTCGGCTGGTTTGAGGCCCCCTACGGCATCGAACTCGTCGTCGACGGGCTCTCCGCGACGATGGCCGTCCTCGTGGCGGTCGTCTCGCTGGGCGTGCTCGCCTACGCACGCCGGGCCGGCCCCCGGTCGAACCCGTTCTACGCGACGTACCTCCTGCTCGTCACCGGGCTCACCGGGGTCAGCGTCACGGGCGACGCGTTCAACCTCTACGTCTTCATCGAGATCATGGGGCTCGCGGCGTACGTGCTCGTCGCCGGGGGGCGGACCGCCGAGTCGGCCATCGCCGGCCTGAAGTACCTCATCGTCGGCACCGTCGGCGCGTCGCTGTACCTGCTCGGCGTCGCCTACGCCTACGTCGCGACGGGGACGCTCAACATGGCCGACCTCTCGAACGAACTCGCGGCCGTCGGGCACGACACGACGCTCGTCCAGACCGCGTTCGCGCTGGTCGTCGTCGGGCTGTTCATCAAGATCGCCGTCTTCCCGCTGCACACCTGGCAGCCCGACGCCTACGCGGACGCACCGCCGGTCGTCAGCGGGCTCATCTCCGCGCTCGTCTCGACGGTGGCCACGTACGCGCTCGTGCGCATGGTGTTCACCGTGTTCACCGTCGACTTCCTGCTCGCGAACCCGGCGGCCCGGACGGTGCTCGCGGTCGGCGGTGCGGTCAGCATCGTCGTCGGCAGCGTCCTCGCGGTGACACAGACCGAGATCAAGCGCGTCCTCGCGTACTCGTCGGTGTCGCAGTTCGGGCTGGTCGTCGTCGCCATCGCCGTCGCGAACGTGACCGCGCTCACCGGCGCGTTCATCCACCTCGTCGGCCACGCGGTGATGAAGGGCGGGCTGTTCCTGACCGCCGGTCTCGTCGCCAGCGCGACCGGCGCACGGAGCGTCGACGAGTACGACGGCCTGAGCGAGCGCGTCCCCCTCGGGAGCGCCGCCCTCGGCGTCCTCGCGCTGGGGATGGTCGGCGTCCCGCCCGCGGTCGGCTTCGTCGCGAAGTGGTACATCGCGCTGGGCTCGGTCGAGGCCCAGGCGTGGCCACTGGCGGTCGTCATCCTCCTGAGCACGCTGCTCACGCTCGCGTACTTCGCGAGGCTCATCGAGCGGATGTTCTTCCGCGACGCTCCCGAGAGCGCGCCCGACGACCGGGGGCTGGTGGCCGACGGGGCGACGGTCGCCGACGTCGCCAGCGTCTCCACGGGCATGCGGGCGACGGTCGTCGTCGCGGCCCTGCTGGCGGTCGGACTCGGCGTCGTCGGCTTCGAGTACGGACAGCTCCTCGAACCAACCATCGAACGACTCCTCGCATGA
- a CDS encoding MnhB domain-containing protein: MSEADDDDDVPRIPGPQYVESSVIMATVRVLAPFVLTFGAFMMFHGADGTGGGFQGGVTVGTVVIMLGVAFGIRVTRDWVGTRVPAMLMGLGVLVFLGIGLGSVALGGGFLDYPIYGIKDASKYSVELVELAIGLIVAGVSIGLFFALAAGMPPKGGEDA, from the coding sequence ATGAGTGAGGCGGACGACGACGACGATGTACCCCGGATCCCCGGGCCGCAGTACGTCGAGAGCTCCGTCATCATGGCGACGGTCCGCGTGCTCGCCCCGTTCGTCCTCACGTTCGGTGCGTTCATGATGTTCCACGGGGCGGACGGCACCGGCGGCGGCTTCCAGGGCGGGGTCACCGTCGGCACCGTCGTCATCATGCTCGGGGTCGCCTTCGGCATCCGTGTCACCCGCGACTGGGTGGGGACGCGGGTCCCGGCCATGCTGATGGGCCTCGGCGTGCTCGTCTTCCTCGGCATCGGACTCGGTTCGGTCGCCCTCGGCGGGGGCTTCCTCGACTACCCGATCTACGGGATCAAAGATGCCAGCAAGTACAGCGTCGAACTCGTCGAACTCGCCATCGGGCTCATCGTCGCCGGCGTCAGCATCGGGCTGTTCTTCGCCCTCGCGGCCGGCATGCCCCCGAAGGGAGGTGAGGACGCGTGA
- a CDS encoding type IV pilin, which translates to MNFRGMLADEDALSPVIGVVLMVALTVVLSASVGVFVLDIGSQVTEQTPNAVVEYDFDVDGTGAETMTLTQEGGNPVEAQYVTVYVDGEIAWEAGSNSSDYNIVGADEWADGLEGGDSLTLTTGSSNVSVGDTIRVVWQKGEQSAILSEQQVG; encoded by the coding sequence ATGAACTTCAGGGGGATGCTGGCGGACGAGGACGCGCTGTCGCCTGTCATCGGCGTCGTCCTCATGGTCGCGCTGACGGTCGTGCTGTCGGCGTCGGTCGGCGTGTTCGTACTGGATATCGGGTCACAGGTGACCGAGCAGACGCCGAACGCGGTCGTCGAGTACGATTTCGACGTCGACGGTACCGGGGCCGAGACGATGACGCTCACGCAGGAGGGTGGCAACCCGGTCGAGGCGCAGTACGTCACCGTCTACGTCGACGGCGAGATCGCCTGGGAAGCCGGAAGCAACAGTTCGGATTACAACATCGTCGGGGCCGACGAGTGGGCCGACGGACTCGAGGGCGGTGACAGTCTCACGCTGACTACGGGGTCGAGCAACGTCTCGGTCGGTGACACCATCCGTGTCGTCTGGCAGAAGGGCGAACAGTCCGCCATCCTCAGCGAGCAGCAGGTCGGCTGA